The segment CCCGTATTAGAAGGTATGAGTGCTGCCACTGGCTCTTGACATTGTGAACGAATGGGTCCCAGGTTGTCTGCGATCAAGTGGAGTGTGATGGGTGATGTACATGACAGTTTTATGAACAAGGCGTGTGGGCAGCTACGCTCGGAATCAATTTTATGGTCATACACTGCACGTGAATTAGCCTACACCTGCTCTCCCTTGCACAAACCGAATGGGTCTACCACATTTCCCTACCACCTACTTCTCGTAGATGCGTTCCCTGCCCGGTctaacttatccttgtttgccagtacatTTGCAGGATTATTTTGAGAGTGTGATTTATAACTTGTATCAAATATCATCGAACAAACGTTATCTGTGACCCGTGTCTGTTTTCTACTCATAAGGAACtatgtaaaaatatataattgtcAGGATTCTTCAATGCTTTAATATTCATCTCCGGTATTATGGagagaaacacatatttttgtATACTATTTGGATCGTTTCACCTTCTGAACATGCAAATGACAGGTACTTCACGTCTTCACTGACACAATGTACGGTAATACTGTTACATGGCAAGCGTTGGTAGTTTGAGGAAAATTACTGTGGCCATTCAACGATGACGTAgtatgactgactgactgactgaacgCGAGTACCCGGATACTCTTGATTTACCGTTACTTCCTACAGATTTCTATCCTGTGATTTAAATTTTATAAACAGTTGAATGTGACCAATATTGTGTATAGTTCGGTAAAACACTAAGTGGTACCcaggcatgagtgagtgagtttagttttatgccgcaatgAGAGGACGACCCCACCACCCCGTTCCCAGGATTGACGAAACATAGGAAACCTTTCGTTAGAGGAACATATTAACATTCATCATTATGATATCGTGCATCAGGTATTTCATATTGTTACctaatagacccgtgaaggtcccggggtggaataggccttcagcaacccatgcttgccataaaaggcgactcagcttgtcgtaagaggcgactaacgggatcgggtggacaggttcgctgacttggttgacacatgtcatcggttcccatttgcgcagatcgatgctcatgttgttgatcactggattgtctggtccagactcgatcatctACAGATCAtctaccatatagctgtaatattggaATATAGTgtgaagtaaaactaaactcactcatttactcctaaatggctgtatactatgagagaatgagtgtgcattgtatatttaacattcatgaagacgcatatCTTCTACCAAATAGCGTCTGTCTGGTcttctgtcacccttccgaagaacccttggtccacttctgtccatggaatatcttcttggcagtcgtcctgcctctgggggacttcagggtccaatactgcccccaggacgatggtattcCTGCTCATTGGTACTTACTATGTGTATAACTGCaagttatatgcctacacgtgaaaaaaacatgaaactctAGTTGTACCTTTGTagtagacgtcatggtaaacaaggatgcattgcattttatgttttcttcaaaagattgtttgaaagaaacagttgcttGCGTAATCGACGGTTCTACAAGAAAAAGGGGCAAAGAACACATTACATAATTTAGGCTTTctacacagattatgactgcatgagcgttctttttacaccgcttttaccaatataccagctatatcacagcgagaaacaacaaatatatgcttcacatATCATcccccatatgggaaatcgaactatgattgtttggagcgtcatgagcgaacgccttaaccatttgattattcgacgatccccacatatttaaatgcaaaacacatATGTCTGgacgtgaaaacaaaatttaatctaaatgttaaactgaaatattgaaatacttcaccagcagtcggccagtacactgaccctcaaagtgaccatccgggacttgctttgtctcgagctacctactgagggacggaatggtgggttaacactaagttatgccatctatagatagcatcgtacagggcacgCACGAAGGGgtccctatctacactaccacatAAATTACCAGTCacgtgcagtcagcattgggcctaatgggaatgctgaaaagactggggccacagagtgtgccaaccctaaactagctgggttgctgtaacaaccatcctgactgtacaatcaggagcgaccatgagacaaaagctcaccccatcggtccctcggaaagccagtgtactaaagtccaggtggaagggtttagagggacacaacacataatccagaatgtgccagggttcctgcgtctgaaagaagtCACGCATAAGtatcaggaatcacatttctcgagtgtgtagattggtttaacaacagtgtggttttatgctgcttttggcaatattccaacgacgggtATCAGAAGTGGGCTTGAGACATAGTATTTATGTGGGGACACTGGCACTGAACATGgtgtgccaacacttgaacaactatgCTACACTatcactccgtttacatgcagaaaccagtatcaacctttcccatctatacccaAATGCTgcatactatgagagaatgggTGTGCACcgtatattaaacaaacattcacgaagacgcatattttctttcaaaaagaTTTAGAAatgcctgcctgtctggtcctctgtcgcccttccgaagaatccttgaagtcgtcccaCCGCTATAGGATTtgaagactttctgtccccacgacgaatatttcacatctttATGAGTCGGTGTTCagactccaagcgggcttcagtcgctcaCTTCGGTCGCTCGCTTAAAGTGTGCAGCTGCCAACGGCAAAGGGCAAACCAGCCACCTTACCCAACCTACTCCTAGTCGCCGTAACCGACACAAGGGATTAAAGCTATTGAAAACACCTTTAATCACAAGTGACatgcacagagacatgttttctgatttagTGTGAGTCACGTAACATCTGGTAATATTCTTTATTAAAACAAAACGAAATAAAAAtgtctttcattaattacagatgtatttatgcaagacaatataattaaaacataagCAATGgttaatacaatacaggtatgacgcattgtaaatgaaaaattacaaggtaaacccaaagtgacataggagTATGGATCATCGCATTCGTGACTCATTTgtgttattctgcgattacTGTCTGTTTGCCGTACCGAtcaatgtctctttaaacaaaaagtaaatcgaataaagcgaaattaagattgcaaattcttataattttaccttacccattgaacatttaattctcacaatttttttcatttttacatccaccaatccatggggcaccaccaccacttGCACCACGACATATAGACACCACAGCCACCGACACAACATGGGATGCAACACAGCCATTATCAATTACGACTCAACTACAttcaccactacaccactggaacacccaAACCACACCTATCAGTGTgtgcatgtcatcatcaagatatggtgCTATGGTGGACACTGAAGTGTTTCAGCCCATCATGTTCAGCGGTGGGTTTGTTCATCCTTTCCTTGTGCAAAGTAGTTCTAAAGATGTGTTGTGGTGCGACATGCATCCTAGTAAGACAAAGCAGGATCATAccttttgaatgaattaaatttctcgatatggatgaatttgacgttaaaggaatatgcatttgaaaccaAAATATTGACACCTAGGTGGTTTACAAAGTACTTATGATATGCTCGCAGTTTTGCGAtattataaaaacaacaacaatataacatataacacatgacacgttttattgataacagtacttgtttttttcatttcatcaactACTTTAGGCAAATGACACTTTCCTAAACCATATCATTGAAATTTGTTCTTTTTTCGATACTGTATAAAACAATTGACATCAaatcattgtttgtttacatattaGTACCAACGTAGTCCTCTGCTATGTATAAGCATTAAAACTAGAATGGCttccatcttggcagccattttgaattctgggtaatatgaaatattttcgtATAACATGCTgccactctagaagtaaacaggaaatcAACACCTGGTTCTAGgtacaagaataatgtaaactttcaataaataaatcaccactgcacatttccatgaaaagttgGAGAATCGCTATAATCCCCTTTCTCAAAGAATAATCCGTAAAACATTTTATcaccacgacatgaccatacaaaattacttgttttgtgcccaagccacTACTCGAGAagagacaagtgtcaaaaaaacatcaaaagtatcaacattgaatGTAAATGGActcattcggtgttaatttttacgtaaatttaactgccgagaagtcattttgataattttcaaaagcaaaaatatgcaaaaaaatatacatCCTTTATATACAACAAACGTCAAAATGAAAGGGATCAGactgatagtagtaaaactgtCCATGATTAACTTCGAGATGTTGTCCGGCAGCaaacaaaatgtcatgaaaatgctcacagacccccaccacaatggcctgtgaaaaaaacactgataccacaatctgagagtattacaggctTTTTCATGAGCCCAGGACATCATTCTAACTGAAAttagtgtcaaacaaaatcagtactggggaggctacgaaatCCTGTTTCTATGCTCCTTTTGAGATTCTAATCCTAGACTATGTGGCAGTCTGTTAATGCAGGTAAGTTTCATCTTCCGGCTGTTATGGTTTCAGGAAAGTGTCATGTGTTGATCCAAGGGTGGCTGCCTGTCCTAATGTCAAAAACAATGTTTCCTCATCtggaaacaataaacaatattgTTTCGTAATTTCGGTCGGGTGTTTCCCCCGGGTGCGTTAAGTTTGTCCGGGGCATAATGGATATTGTCAACTAAACCAGTAGAATAAGTTTGATGTATGGAACAGTTTGATAACTGCAAATTATTAATCTCTTCCTTATCAAAATAATGAACGGGGTGGTATGTATCGCTGGAGAAAAGAATATGTATATTGATTACTACTTGAACACAGACATTCCAAATGCCTTCATAATTCTGCATTAATGTTGACATTGAAATTATACCATTCACCAGTCAGCAGAATACTGTTGCTTTCAGTTTCATAACATTCCTTCCTGTGCTGACACTGAATCGACAAGACCACAAACCATTTGTCAATATTATTTCCATGTATTTATCAATAAGATTGAAAGGCGGTCACCATACATCCGTCTTTGCAGTGTTTCCAGAGTTCCGGAAAACATCACAGGGCATGAACTGCAGTACAGAAGAACATTCTTCAGAAGAAGCGAATGGACAACCTATACCTATAACATAACCCGCAGATACCAACGACATCGTTTCATCATTCACTGACCTGTCCACGCAAAAAGCCAACACACCACAGGACAAGCAGTGGTTCCTTCGCGTACATTAACGACCATCTGGGTAGCGAAAGTCGGAATCGGTCGCTCAAGGACAAATACAATACGGTAACATTCGAGTCACCTGTTGATCCATCTCATCACAGTGAAGTCCCAATATGCACTGGAGAGATGCATGATTCGTTTCAGTTATGAATATCAGAGCAGACCCTGTCTGGATCGTACGTCTAGCGTAGACGATGACACTTGTACCTTGCCATCGTTACATAGTGAGTCCCAGGAACGTCAAATCGAGAGCTATACTTACAACCGTCTCCGTAGAGCCAGTGAGCCTCGTCGGCGGAGTTCCGACTATGATACGATACCGTCAGCAGCTAGGTATGTTGATGACCTGCAATCTGTATTCAGCTATAACCGCTTGAAAACGGTGAAGGGAACATCGAGGGTAGTATCGTATTGTTCTATATACGACACCACGGGGGATGAAGCTTCGAGTTTTATTCCACGGACAGAGCCCAACCTCCCGGGATATCCCTCGCCGCTTACCCTCACGGGTCATCAGCCGGTCATCCCGGGGGTCCGGAGAGCTCAGTGCAGCTCAGCCTCCCTTATAAGTACATACAGTAATATAATTTGTCTAGTCTACACATGCACTAAGTTCTTAATTCTACGTTGCCTACTTTCTTCCACTAcgtttcatttatatttataccTCGTATACTAACATGTATGTATAGCTAATAAAATTCATATATATCTATAATCACTACGACATTTATACATCTATAACATCGATAACActtgtatatctataacatcgatAACActtgtatatctataacatcgatAACActtgtatatctataacatcgatGACACTTGTATATCTATAACGTCTAAGATATCACTACGATAGGAGGACGCATGGCGACCATGACGTTGCATAACACGGCAACTAGGCAACGATTAACTTTCAGTGTGGCCGTGGCACTCTGGTAGCTGATGATATACGTGGACAAACAATCAAACACCCTTATGACCCCTTGCAAGCCTCAGGTCATAATATTGATGACAGAAAGTAGAAATGATGGCGCGTCTTCTTCCAAGATCGCCTCTGGCGTTATTATCGTTCAAAGCCACACATTTGGATTAAGACCACAGATTAACACTTACATTCCCGTTCTCAGGACAACTTATTCATTTCCTTTGTAAGCGTTGAATATCATTCATATAAAAGGCATGACTGCCAGAACACTGATGTCTACATGGAAGCTTTATTGCTTAGTAGCCAGTTATACCGCCTAATGTCAGTATTAGCAATGCACTGTAGGTTTTGTATCTGTTCAGTCTGGACTGTATGAACATTCTTAATCCCGCTTAGTTCCAGGTACTGTCTCccaggaaagtgagtgagttgagttttaagccgcactcagcaatattccggctgtatggaggcggtctgtaaacaatcgagtctggaccagacaatccattgattaacagcatgagcatggatcggcgcaattgggaatcgatgacatgtgtcaaccaagtcagcgagcctgtccaccacATCCCGTTAGTCTCTTCTTACGACTGGCATggtcgccttgtatggcaagcatgggttgctgaaggcttattctgcCCAGGACCTGCACGGGTCATTTGTCAGGAAAGAGAAAGTATGTGGAAATTCGATAGTATCTGAAGCTAAAGCAATCAAGAAATGGCCACTCACTCAATGATCTGCTATCACCAGTATTTTCAGCTGGTGGAGCTGTGTTGATTAAGAATGCATTTGAACCATTGGTTTTAATCACAGCAATAAATCTTAAATATTGGAATATTCAATACCTGTCATATGAACAGCTGATTTAAATCCGTTACGGCTCCCTTGACTTTGGAGGCGTTTTAACTAACTGCCAGCAATGGTAATGGCAGAGCGTTTTACACATTACACGTATGTGGATTCACATCCAAACCGAAGACTAACCTAAGTGAACGTATCTGACGTATCCACGTGAAGGAATGCATTTGACGTACTTGTCAATACCAGGAATAggcgcggtggggtagcctggtggatGAAGAGcgccacgccaaagacccgggttcgaaccTTCatttgggtacaatatgtgaagtcagTATTGCTGGGACACTgttaaaaccatacccactctcCAAGACTAATGAATTTAGTGATATTCTGTGTTCTGTTTAGAAATATGTTTGGATTGTACATACGATTTGTAGGTACGCATTTACATTTTTTCACCAGGTACATGTGTGTTCATAACAGGCCCATCAATGTGGGAACGCATTATGCCGGCAATTGATAGATATGTTTGATTGAGATAAACTGTTGACATTTAGAAGATTCAGAAGCTTGTGAAAGATgacataattttgaaaatatcacctgGGTGGTTTGCTTCAACCATTTCCATGCTAGAGTCTTAAAGACGTACGTATTTCACAACATGGACTAACTGAAAAAAATCTTCTCATTTTACAGATATAGATTCAGATCGCCCCGAGCCTATTGTACATTCTTGTCTTTGTACTTAGGGGAAACAAGAACGGAAGCGACCGTAAAATCATGCCGCACAGACAATATACTGTAGCGTGTGTTTGGCCTGACTGACGGGTTTGTGTGActgcttatgacaagcatgcgATATTGGAGAAATGTAGTTGATGGGACATGTTATCATACACGTACAACGGATATATTCAACAGTATTTGCAAGCGATATCAACCAAGTTATTTGACTTTATATCTAACGGTATACGAGAGCATGCAATGCTTCATGTTTTAAATATTCTATCGACAAGAAGAAACGCATGAgcaatttgtattttttaaaaatctatacATTACctacaaatgaccgtccccgtatGTGTCGTCCCATTTTTTTCTGTGTAAGCCCGATAGATTTCAAAGATATATTAAGTGTTACATATCTATATAATGATGAGGGCTTACCCAACTTTCAAAGCAAAAATCACGTGCAATCCCGCGCGTTTTTGACATTGGTAGCTACGCCCCAGACTGCGCTTTCCCTACTACAGACTTGAAAATATGATAACagatattaacagatatttaacagatatttatttcaatgttacatTCTTCCACTGCTCCTCCACCTCAGACGGTGGTTTGATGAAACGTCCATTTCGATTCTATGTCGCTCTGAAAAACGAATGATTCTCTTTAACCTTAGTGACACCTTCTTCGTCTCTGTCAATTGTCTATCAATAAACTATCGCCAATAAGATGAGATAAAAACTGTTGTTTTACTTTGTattaatattcatgaaataGTTGAGTTATTAGTGGTGCGTAATATCTCAAGCAGAAAATAATACACTGAAATAGAATTCATTTTTGGTCAGTGCAAAATAACGCAGTCTGATTCTTTACAATGTTATTTTTGGCATTTTCGAAATTCTTACGCTTGTTCACACAAGAATGCAAGTTTCTGTGAGCAATAGTGATCGGCCCACTTATAGTCGAAATGTTTCCATAAGCTCATGCAATTCTGTGTCCTGCCGGTGTCGTCGGGTTGTGAGCTGTCCCAGTCGAAATACTCAATAGATTTCTCAGACTTGTCCCACACCCACAGACCCTCCGCCCTGATGTCGTTACCCCCGAGCCACACCCCGTCAGTCACGTCAGCTGGAACATGAAGAGGGTGATATTCGATTGAGTGTTAGTGGAGATCAGTTCAGATCAAATCAATAACCTTTCAGTCAACAGAATGCTCCTGGGTCTTTCAAACTATATCTGAACACACAATATATCCAGTGTGTTTATTAGCAATTATCTTTCAACATTTCAGATCTTTTGAGGTTGCAGGTTAAAGAGCAACCGCACGTGTCGAAAACGACGCTGACCATGAACCTGTGGTCAGTTTCGCGGACTTAGTACATGTAAACGCATCCTAATGACATGCTATCCACGTTGTGTGTGGATGGACACTCACCATGTCAATCTCTGGAATGCCCAGATTAGGTCATTTACGGACAGCCGCcatcattccagctatatgaataatcgagtgtggaccagacaatccagtgattggaaCGTCCAATTTTGTCAGTAACTGACAAGTGATTCAAATCATTATGTatttctttgggtttttttcgtgTTAAACGTGATATGTTGATGTCATGGGATGTGACAACGTGTTTCTTTCAAAGTTATAGACAACAATGTCACTGAATAAGTCTTTAAAATGTGTTTCCTATCTGACACCCGCTCTGAAATTTCACAGCGACacgaaataataaataattcatTTAACGTTCATAACGAAACTTACACAATTAGCAACAACCATTTTCCCGTCTACTCTTTGAGGTTCGGTAATTGGAACATACATAATATTCGAATGTCCCAATTATAGGTGTACCACATGAGAAAAAAGACTCTTTGCTACACTATGCGATTTTAATGCAGTAAACCCTTGTACATGTACCTTGCTAATCAATGCTATCGTAGCATATAGACTGATATACCTTCCATATCTTGATGTACTTGTATTGTATCCTGTAATGTTATGCACCACCGCACTTAGACTGTTATATCTTCCATGCTCTGATGTACTTGTATTGTTCCCTGTAATATTATGCATCACCGCACTTAGACTGTTATATCTTCCATGCTCTGATGCACTTGTATTGTATCCTGTAATGTTATGCATCACCGCACTTAGACTGATATATCTTCCATATCGTGATGTACTTGTTTTGTTCCCTGTAATATTATGCATCACCACACTTAGACTGTTATATCTTCCATGCTCTGATGTACTTGTATTGTTCCCTGTAATATTAGGCATCACCGCACTTAGACTGTTATATCTTCCATGTTCTGATGTACTTGTATTGTTCCCTGTAATATTAGGCACCACCGCACATGGATGCAAAAATTATATTTTGCCCGATAATCTTCACCGAAACGTAGTATCCGCTGCAAGGAACAAGTTATATATCCATAAGAGTCACCATCCTCGTCATACCAACTTCTAGCCCCTTAAAGAAGTTACTTCACGTTGTTGATGGTTAACGAACTATATATCATGTGCATTTACCATGCACTCTCACGGGGCATGGTTACACTGAGGACCTTATATTCAAGCCCCCGCCCCCCACCCCCTTCCCTTAACAGCTCTACCACTCACTGTTCTGGAGCTTCATGTAGGCCTGGACGTGCTTGTTTTCTCCATCTGTCTCAATCTCCGCCAGGTAGGAACCAAATGAAGCGCACAAGCTCTACAAGAAACGGATAGGTTTTTTAGACTACGGGGACTATTAATAATACAACATTCGCTACCCAGTCTTTAGGTTTATGCTGTAGGCAGAAGtaatccagccatatggcaacggtctgtgcACAGTCGctcctgaaccagacaatccagtgatgaaaaaggatgagcatcgatgtatTCAAATGAGACATGATGACATcagtcagccaagtcagcgagtctgaccacccgatcctttagtcacttcttacaacaatcatgggttactgaagatcagttctaacaccgatcttcacgggtctactcAAGCAGACATAGTAATATCATGGTGAATGGTCATAATAGGTATCGGCTACAAAAGCGAATGCTCCAACGGACGGCGGAGTATGTCCTCGTTAAAAAAAGGATCCAGCCCTCTGATGTTGGCCCAGGTTCGTATTTTATTGTTCAGTTCGAaatcgtttgtttgttgtacttgCAATATTCTAACTATATGAAGGTTTG is part of the Haliotis asinina isolate JCU_RB_2024 chromosome 6, JCU_Hal_asi_v2, whole genome shotgun sequence genome and harbors:
- the LOC137287500 gene encoding alpha-N-acetylgalactosamine-specific lectin-like, with product MSSIVVSLLFSAVVALVAGQTTCPESWTNYGTSCYAFYKTKASFIDAASLCASFGSYLAEIETDGENKHVQAYMKLQNTDVTDGVWLGGNDIRAEGLWVWDKSEKSIEYFDWDSSQPDDTGRTQNCMSLWKHFDYKWADHYCSQKLAFLCEQAAT